A genomic region of Bacteroidota bacterium contains the following coding sequences:
- a CDS encoding PAS domain-containing sensor histidine kinase gives MDSQEGASTLFFNATEGIVIVDDAGIIRQCNPSAERMFGYGKAELLNKKIEVLIPHRFSKKHDSHRTNYNNNPHSRSMGSGMDLFGITKDGKEFPVEISLSPYVSEDKKYVIAFVIDISIRKQAEEKLKNYSVELERQVKNRTMILEEAIAELEKTKDDLHVALEKERELSELKSRFVSMASHEFRTPLATILSSLSLVTKYGNQNDKEKQDKHILKIKSSINNLTDILNDFLSVSKLEEGKIVNSPEYLDLRSFMLETIGEMQPLAKHNQLINYSHQGEDVALLDKKLLKNILFNLISNAIKFSPENTYIEVNVLVAEQNITISVKDNGIGIPKDEQKYLFQRFFRGNNATHIQGTGLGLNIVAKYAELMNGIISLESFENVGTTITLQIER, from the coding sequence ATGGATAGCCAAGAAGGAGCAAGTACACTTTTTTTTAATGCAACAGAGGGAATTGTAATTGTTGATGATGCCGGAATCATTAGACAGTGTAATCCAAGTGCAGAAAGAATGTTTGGATATGGAAAGGCCGAATTGTTAAACAAGAAAATAGAAGTATTAATTCCGCATCGGTTTTCAAAAAAGCACGATTCACATAGGACAAATTATAACAACAATCCTCATTCTAGGTCTATGGGTTCTGGAATGGATTTATTTGGCATAACAAAAGATGGAAAAGAGTTTCCTGTTGAGATAAGTTTAAGTCCATATGTTAGCGAGGATAAAAAGTATGTGATTGCATTTGTCATTGATATATCAATTCGTAAACAAGCAGAAGAAAAGTTAAAGAATTATTCTGTTGAGTTGGAACGCCAAGTAAAGAACAGGACAATGATTTTGGAGGAAGCTATCGCAGAATTAGAAAAAACAAAAGATGATTTGCATGTTGCCTTAGAAAAGGAGAGAGAGTTAAGTGAATTAAAATCGAGATTTGTCTCTATGGCATCACATGAGTTTAGAACACCTTTAGCAACAATACTTTCGTCTTTATCATTGGTTACTAAATATGGCAATCAGAATGATAAGGAAAAGCAGGATAAGCACATTTTAAAGATTAAGTCCTCTATAAATAATTTAACCGATATACTTAATGATTTTCTGTCTGTTAGTAAATTGGAAGAAGGGAAGATTGTGAATTCTCCGGAGTATTTAGATTTGCGATCATTTATGCTTGAAACTATTGGTGAGATGCAACCACTTGCAAAGCACAATCAGTTAATTAATTATAGTCATCAAGGAGAAGATGTTGCATTGCTCGATAAAAAATTATTGAAAAACATTTTATTTAATCTTATTTCTAACGCAATAAAATTTTCCCCAGAAAACACCTACATTGAAGTAAATGTATTGGTAGCAGAGCAGAATATTACCATTTCGGTAAAAGATAATGGCATTGGAATTCCTAAGGATGAGCAGAAATACTTGTTTCAGCGATTTTTTAGGGGAAATAATGCAACGCATATTCAAGGTACCGGTTTGGGATTGAATATTGTTGCAAAATATGCAGAACTGATGAATGGAATTATCAGTTTGGAGAGTTTTGAAAACGTTGGTACAACGATTACATTGCAAATTGAAAGATAG
- a CDS encoding TonB-dependent receptor — MAFIFTVFVNAQSQNPCNFILQGKVIDEHDKSVLPYAVLLLKEINYSTTSDSAGNYMFRNLCEGYYTIIIDHVGCERVFKNITISGSTTIDFYAEHHTEQLKEIEIKELSEKHLETHSQTQLSASQTFKSSGNALGEMLKDISGVTALQTGSSVVKPVIQGLHSNRILILNNGVRLEGQQWGTDHAPEIDPFSASKITVVKGANSVRYGADAIAGTILVESAPLRDSAGVDGAISTALFSNGRQGVVSGYTQVNFGKVKPLAIRLQGTLKKAGNVNAPYYYLKNTGLHETNFSWQAGWKKKSYDVDAYYSQFSTTIGIFSASHIGNLTDLKKAFESPVPLEQSGFTYAIDRPYQHVTHELIRVKAQVKIASAFKLVASYARQYNLRYEYDKHKPLNNNLAALNKPEFQLELTTHTGDLYFEHSAVRQTRGVLGVFGMMQQNTYEGRFFIPNYETFAGGVYLVEQWQKNKFGVELGGRYDVRDVSVYRWVNSSVLNTKHYFTNVSGVIGISYDLHKTIRVKANSGIAWRAPGVNELYSDGLHHSVASIEKGDTALKVERAYNSSITIEYDCNCDRQTVIQINPYYNVIENFINLIPGTTPVLTIRGAFPVFYYKQVNATLSGVDAQISTYVTKHIQFVAKSSFLQAIDRTNAVWLQQMPANRAAGTVRYHFSDSKKMKNTIVESELLYVNQQWRVPSNADFAVPPSGYFLLGFYFSGRISMGKTYIDIGVQLQNVLDSKYRDYLDRFRYYTDAMGRNVSLKAKIPFSINLKK, encoded by the coding sequence ATGGCTTTCATATTTACAGTTTTTGTAAACGCTCAATCACAAAATCCTTGCAATTTTATATTGCAGGGTAAAGTGATTGATGAGCATGATAAATCAGTATTGCCATATGCAGTGTTGTTGTTAAAGGAAATCAATTATTCAACTACTTCTGATAGTGCAGGGAATTACATGTTTCGCAACCTATGTGAGGGTTATTATACAATTATTATAGATCATGTAGGTTGCGAACGTGTATTTAAAAACATAACTATAAGCGGAAGTACAACTATTGATTTTTACGCAGAACACCACACCGAGCAGTTAAAAGAAATTGAGATAAAAGAGTTGTCTGAAAAACATCTTGAAACACATTCACAAACACAGTTAAGCGCTAGTCAAACATTTAAAAGCTCAGGCAATGCACTTGGAGAAATGTTGAAAGACATTTCCGGTGTTACGGCATTGCAAACAGGAAGTAGTGTTGTAAAGCCTGTTATTCAAGGATTGCATAGCAATAGGATTTTGATACTGAATAATGGTGTTAGATTAGAAGGCCAGCAATGGGGTACAGACCATGCGCCTGAGATAGACCCTTTTTCTGCATCCAAAATAACTGTTGTGAAAGGAGCTAATAGTGTGCGATATGGTGCCGATGCTATTGCAGGTACAATACTTGTAGAGTCAGCTCCATTGCGTGATTCGGCAGGTGTAGATGGTGCAATTTCAACGGCATTATTTTCTAATGGAAGGCAGGGCGTTGTGTCTGGATATACGCAGGTTAATTTTGGCAAAGTAAAGCCACTAGCTATCCGATTGCAGGGAACACTTAAAAAAGCAGGTAATGTAAATGCACCTTATTATTATTTAAAGAACACAGGATTGCACGAAACAAATTTTTCTTGGCAAGCAGGTTGGAAAAAAAAGAGTTATGATGTAGATGCTTATTATAGCCAATTTTCTACAACGATTGGCATATTTTCTGCATCCCATATTGGTAATTTAACTGACCTGAAGAAGGCCTTTGAAAGTCCTGTCCCGCTTGAACAAAGTGGATTTACGTACGCCATTGATCGGCCTTATCAGCACGTTACGCACGAGTTGATAAGAGTGAAAGCACAAGTTAAAATTGCAAGTGCCTTTAAATTGGTGGCTTCCTATGCTCGTCAGTACAATTTGAGATATGAATACGATAAACATAAGCCGCTCAACAATAATTTAGCAGCACTAAACAAACCCGAGTTTCAGTTGGAACTTACAACTCATACCGGTGATTTGTATTTTGAACACAGTGCTGTAAGACAAACTAGGGGTGTGTTGGGCGTATTTGGTATGATGCAGCAAAACACCTACGAGGGTAGATTTTTTATTCCGAATTATGAAACGTTTGCCGGTGGAGTTTATCTTGTTGAGCAATGGCAAAAAAATAAGTTTGGCGTAGAGTTAGGTGGTAGATACGATGTTCGAGATGTAAGTGTGTATAGATGGGTAAATTCTAGTGTGTTGAATACGAAGCATTATTTTACAAATGTTTCCGGAGTAATTGGCATAAGTTATGATTTACATAAAACCATTCGTGTAAAGGCGAATTCAGGTATTGCATGGAGAGCGCCTGGTGTAAATGAGTTGTATAGCGATGGATTACATCATAGTGTTGCTTCAATTGAAAAAGGAGACACTGCATTAAAAGTAGAGCGTGCCTATAATTCATCTATTACGATTGAATATGATTGTAATTGTGATCGCCAAACTGTAATTCAGATTAATCCGTATTATAATGTGATTGAGAATTTTATCAATTTGATTCCCGGAACTACTCCTGTACTTACCATTAGAGGCGCATTTCCTGTGTTTTACTATAAGCAAGTAAATGCAACCCTTTCAGGTGTTGATGCACAAATTAGCACGTATGTAACCAAACATATTCAGTTTGTTGCTAAAAGTTCTTTTCTACAAGCAATTGACAGAACTAATGCTGTTTGGTTGCAACAAATGCCTGCTAATAGAGCTGCAGGAACCGTTCGGTATCATTTTTCAGATAGTAAAAAAATGAAAAATACGATAGTTGAATCGGAATTGCTATATGTTAATCAACAGTGGCGAGTGCCTTCTAATGCTGATTTTGCAGTTCCTCCAAGCGGATATTTTTTACTTGGATTTTATTTTTCGGGTAGAATAAGTATGGGTAAAACATATATCGATATTGGAGTACAATTACAAAATGTATTAGACTCAAAATACCGAGATTACCTGGATAGATTTAGATACTACACAGATGCAATGGGGAGAAACGTTTCCCTGAAAGCAAAGATTCCATTTAGTATTAATTTAAAAAAATAA